In the Raineyella fluvialis genome, CCTGCTCGACAACGGCCGGACGAACGCGCTGGCCGACCCGAAGGGCCGCGAGGCGCTGCGGTGCATCCGCTGTTCCGCCTGCCTCAACATCTGCCCCGTCTACGAGCGGGTCGGCGGGCATGCGTACGGCTCGGTCTACCCGGGCCCGATCGGGGCGATCCTCAACCCACAGCTGCGCGGGGTGGAGAACCCGATCGACAAGTCGCTGCCGTTCGCCTCGTCGCTGTGTGGGGCCTGCAACGAGGTCTGCCCGGTGAAGATCCCGATCTCCGACCTGCTGGTGCACGAGCGCCACCGTGTGGTGGAGGAGAAGAAGCGTCATCAGCTGAACCAGTTCGAGCCGGCCATGATGAAGGCGGCGAGCTGGGTGATGGCCGACCACAAGCATCTCGAGGCCGCGGGCACCGCCAGTTCGCTGGCCGGCAAGTTGCTCCCGATCCGGACGATCGGCCCCCTGCCGGGACCACTGTCGCGATGGACGCAGAACCGTGATGTCCCGATGGTCCCGGCCCAGACGTTCCGCCAGTGGTGGAAGGAGAACCATGATGAGCGCGCGTGACGACGTGTTGGCCCGGGTGCGGGCCTCGTTGACCGATGTGGCCGAGCCGGACGGCCCGGTGGACTGGGCGTACGGCCTGCCCACGGCGATGGCCGACGTGGTCGACCGGTTCGTGGAGACGGTCACCGACTACAAGGCCACCGTCGTGCGCTGCGGAGCGTCCGAGCTGCCCGGCCAGGTGATGCGCGGGCTGATGGAGACCGGCGCCCGGACTGTCGTCCTGCCGGCCGGCACCGACGAGATGCTGCATCGTACGCTCGAGATGGCGGCGGACCTGTCCGTACGGGTCGATGACGGGTCCCTCACCGCGGCGGATCTCGACGCCACCGATGCAGTGGTCACCGCGAGCTCCGTCGGCATCGCCGAGACCGGGACGATCGTCCTCGACCACGGTCCGGGCCAGGGGCGCCGGGCGCTGTCGCTGGTGCCTGACCGGCACATCTGTGTTGTTCGCGCTGCGGACGTCGTCTCCGACGTCCCGGAGGCCGTCGCGAGGCTCGCGACGTCGGTCCGGGCGGGCCGGCCGCTGACCTGGATCAGCGGCCCGTCGGCCACCTCCGACATCGAGCTGAGCCGCGTCGAGGGTGTGCACGGCCCACGTCACCTGTGGGTCATCCTCGTCGAGGGTTGATTCAGGCAGGGTTGATTCAGGCAGGTTGATTCAGGAGCGGGCGGCCCAGCACTCCGCGCAGACGCCGTAGATCTCCAGATCGTGGCGGATGTCGTGGAAGCCGTGCTGGGCCCCCACCCGCTGGGTCCAGGCGTGGACGTCGGGATCCTCGATCTCGACCGTGCGCCCGCATCGGCTGCACACCAGGTGATGGTGGTGGTGTTCGGTCGTGCAGCGGCGGTAGGCGACCTCCCCGTCGTTCGTGCGCAGCGCATCCACCTCGCCGCCGTCCGCCATCGCCTGCAGGGTGCGGTAGACCGTCGTCAGACCGACCTGGTCACCCCGTTCCCGTAGCAGGTCATGTACCTGCTGTGCGGTGCGGAACTCCTCGACCTCGTCCATCGCCCGGCGCACCGCTTCACGCTGCCGGGTCGTCCGCTGGCCCACGGCCATCCTGTCTCCTCCTGCCGTTCCCACGGTGTCAGTGCTCGTCGTAGTGGTCGCCGTGCATCGCGTGCCGATGACCGTCGTGGACGTAGTCGAGGTGGTCACCGTGCTGCACCGTGGGGTGGTGACACTCGGGACCCCCGTGCACGTGGGGGTGCCCCTCCTCGTGGTCGTGCGGTGCCGGGACGGCCTCCGGGACCACCGGGAGCTCGCGTCCCGACCGTCGCCGCCGGGTCAGGACCTCCCCGATCGGCAGCGACACGATGAACACACCGATCGCGATCAGGACGATCAGCGCGCCGGGCGGGGCATTCCAGTAGTACGACCCGAGGATGCCACCGGTGGCGGCGACCACACCGACGCCCATGCCGACCACCATGGTCATCCAGAACCCCGTGACCAGATTGCGGCTGGCGGCGATCGGGACGACCATCAGGGCGCTCACCAGCAGCAGCCCGACCGTCCGCATGGACAGCGAGATCGCCACGGCGGCCAGGACGACGGTGAGGTAGTTGTAGAAGCGGATCGGCAGGCCGAGGGTGTGGGCGTACTCCTCGTCCGTCGACACCGCGAACAGCCGGTCCGCGAGCCCGACCGACACCACCAGGGCGATGACCGTGAGCACGACGATCATCACCAGGTCGCCGTTGCTGATGGTGGTGATCGAGCCGAAGAGGTACTGGTTGAGGCCACCGGAGCCGGCCAGTCCGGACATGAACACGCCTCCGGCCAGACCGCCGTAGAAGAGGATGGCCAGGCCGACGTCGCCCGACGCGCGCTGGTGCTGGCGCAGGTACTCGATCAGGACGGCGCCGATGGTGGCCACCGTGATCGCGACCGGCAACGGGGTGGTGCCGGTGAGCAGGGCGAGGCCGACGCCGGCGATGGCCACGTGGCCCAGACCGTCGCCGAGCAGGCTGAGCCGCTTCTGGACGATGTAGATGCCGATCGTCGGGGCGATCAGCCCGGTGAGGAGCGCCGCGACGAGCGCCCGCACCATGAACGGGTAGCTGAGGATCGTCGTCATCAGTCCTCCTGGTCGGGT is a window encoding:
- a CDS encoding metal ABC transporter permease; protein product: MTTILSYPFMVRALVAALLTGLIAPTIGIYIVQKRLSLLGDGLGHVAIAGVGLALLTGTTPLPVAITVATIGAVLIEYLRQHQRASGDVGLAILFYGGLAGGVFMSGLAGSGGLNQYLFGSITTISNGDLVMIVVLTVIALVVSVGLADRLFAVSTDEEYAHTLGLPIRFYNYLTVVLAAVAISLSMRTVGLLLVSALMVVPIAASRNLVTGFWMTMVVGMGVGVVAATGGILGSYYWNAPPGALIVLIAIGVFIVSLPIGEVLTRRRRSGRELPVVPEAVPAPHDHEEGHPHVHGGPECHHPTVQHGDHLDYVHDGHRHAMHGDHYDEH
- a CDS encoding LutC/YkgG family protein, with product MSARDDVLARVRASLTDVAEPDGPVDWAYGLPTAMADVVDRFVETVTDYKATVVRCGASELPGQVMRGLMETGARTVVLPAGTDEMLHRTLEMAADLSVRVDDGSLTAADLDATDAVVTASSVGIAETGTIVLDHGPGQGRRALSLVPDRHICVVRAADVVSDVPEAVARLATSVRAGRPLTWISGPSATSDIELSRVEGVHGPRHLWVILVEG
- a CDS encoding Fur family transcriptional regulator; translated protein: MAVGQRTTRQREAVRRAMDEVEEFRTAQQVHDLLRERGDQVGLTTVYRTLQAMADGGEVDALRTNDGEVAYRRCTTEHHHHHLVCSRCGRTVEIEDPDVHAWTQRVGAQHGFHDIRHDLEIYGVCAECWAARS